A portion of the Dethiobacter alkaliphilus AHT 1 genome contains these proteins:
- a CDS encoding NADH-quinone oxidoreductase subunit B family protein codes for MAELPKVAIFKFASCSGCQLEFLNLEPVLLDLLGLVDLTHFVMARRENKPGPYDIGFVEGSIVNPEDIERLKQARRDCGLLVAIGACACHGGLQSLNNGTPQREVEARVYEHPAEVSSLKSYPVDEYVDIDAKLSGCPINKNELVEFVKSALLGVTPRIRPHCVCVECKLSENVCLTVSEKTPCMGPVTRAGCGALCPARSTACTGCHGPSSEANAASLREMFAELGLQKADIDRNFQKYAGLDMDLRKREGSR; via the coding sequence ATGGCTGAATTGCCGAAAGTAGCGATTTTTAAGTTTGCCTCATGCTCCGGCTGCCAGTTGGAGTTTTTAAACCTGGAACCTGTCCTCCTTGATTTGCTGGGGTTGGTGGACCTCACCCATTTTGTTATGGCCCGGCGGGAGAATAAGCCCGGACCCTATGATATCGGTTTTGTGGAAGGATCTATCGTTAATCCGGAGGATATCGAGCGCCTGAAGCAGGCCCGGCGAGACTGCGGGTTGCTGGTGGCAATCGGAGCCTGCGCCTGTCATGGCGGGCTGCAGTCACTGAATAACGGCACACCGCAGCGGGAGGTGGAGGCCCGGGTATATGAACATCCCGCTGAAGTTAGTTCTTTAAAGTCCTATCCCGTTGATGAGTATGTGGATATCGACGCCAAACTTAGCGGCTGTCCCATTAATAAAAATGAGTTGGTGGAGTTTGTAAAAAGCGCTCTGCTTGGCGTAACACCGCGCATCCGTCCCCATTGTGTCTGCGTGGAGTGCAAGCTCTCGGAAAACGTCTGTCTCACCGTCAGTGAGAAAACCCCTTGTATGGGTCCGGTTACACGGGCAGGCTGCGGAGCGCTTTGTCCCGCCAGGAGCACTGCCTGCACAGGCTGCCATGGCCCATCCAGCGAGGCCAACGCAGCATCGCTTAGGGAGATGTTTGCCGAGCTGGGCCTGCAAAAGGCAGATATTGACCGGAATTTCCAGAAGTATGCCGGGTTGGATATGGACTTGCGCAAAAGGGAGGGATCCCGATGA
- a CDS encoding FAD/NAD(P)-binding protein, translating to MANPLIPHSAVVLDVVAENADTSTFTLQFTEEEKKGDFAFQPGQFNMLSMFGVGEAPISISSDGCSPDTFTHTIRHVGSLTKMFSRLKKGDLIGIRGPYGTGWPMDEARGKDVLIVAGGIGLAPLRPAIYEILRNRGDYGKVELLYGAKNPGEMLFTRYFDDWSKDFTVHLTVDDSSEHADWAHGTGVVTKLFEMMDSTPKDTVVMTCGPEIMMKYVASGLQQRGFDPSQTFVSLERKMHCGIKKCGRCQVGTSFVCQDGPVFPYSAVANQPAKIVGALGRV from the coding sequence TTGGCCAATCCGTTAATTCCTCATTCTGCTGTTGTGTTGGATGTGGTTGCAGAAAACGCCGACACGTCCACTTTCACTCTGCAGTTTACTGAAGAGGAGAAGAAAGGGGATTTTGCTTTTCAGCCCGGCCAGTTTAACATGCTAAGCATGTTTGGTGTGGGAGAGGCTCCCATTTCTATCAGCTCCGACGGTTGCTCACCGGATACCTTTACCCATACCATCCGCCATGTGGGCAGTCTTACGAAGATGTTTTCCCGCTTAAAGAAGGGAGACCTGATTGGTATCCGTGGCCCTTACGGTACCGGGTGGCCAATGGATGAAGCCAGGGGTAAAGATGTACTGATTGTGGCCGGCGGCATCGGTCTGGCTCCCCTGCGCCCTGCCATTTATGAGATTCTCAGAAATCGCGGGGATTATGGTAAAGTGGAGTTGCTCTATGGTGCCAAGAATCCGGGGGAAATGCTTTTTACCCGTTATTTTGACGATTGGAGCAAAGATTTTACTGTACATTTAACGGTGGATGATTCTTCGGAACATGCCGACTGGGCTCACGGTACCGGGGTTGTTACCAAGCTGTTTGAGATGATGGACAGTACTCCAAAAGACACGGTGGTGATGACCTGCGGTCCGGAAATCATGATGAAGTATGTGGCAAGTGGGCTGCAGCAAAGGGGTTTTGACCCGTCACAGACCTTTGTTTCCCTGGAACGCAAGATGCACTGCGGGATAAAAAAATGCGGCCGCTGTCAGGTTGGGACCAGTTTTGTCTGTCAGGACGGCCCTGTTTTCCCATACAGTGCTGTGGCAAATCAACCGGCAAAAATAGTCGGTGCGCTGGGGAGGGTGTAA
- a CDS encoding hydrogenase maturation nickel metallochaperone HypA/HybF gives MHELSLISEVIEQVSRDACERGIEKVNSVTLTIGSLSHVQPDSLQFCFDLAKQQTILHDAALEIIKKEGNQLEIVEYEGEQAHGEHSC, from the coding sequence TTGCATGAATTGTCCCTGATATCCGAAGTTATTGAACAGGTCAGCCGGGACGCCTGTGAGCGCGGTATCGAAAAAGTAAATTCTGTTACACTGACAATTGGCAGTCTTTCGCATGTTCAGCCGGATTCACTGCAGTTTTGCTTTGATTTGGCTAAACAGCAAACCATTTTACACGATGCTGCCCTGGAGATTATTAAAAAAGAGGGCAATCAGCTGGAAATCGTGGAGTACGAGGGGGAACAGGCCCATGGCGAACACAGTTGTTAA
- a CDS encoding Ni/Fe hydrogenase subunit alpha: MTNRSIKVDYISRLEGEAALDVNLVNGTIESLKLNVFEPPRFFQNFLVGRKYRELPDITARICGICPVSYQMTSINAIEHAFDVEVSEQTRLLRKLFALSQFIQSHVLHVFMLAAPDFLGYESVISMAEDFPDEVKLALDLKRLGNDITALIGGREVHPVTPRVGGFSDLPSQEALKQAAERLEAALEGGMAAAKLVGGLSVPDMSWDFTSVALSDKKEYAVNGGRLVSDNGLDIDPADYREFLHEAHVSPSHALHSSLSGNSFLVGPLARVNLNFDRLSGKAKEAAALTGVSFPSKNPFHSVDARVAELVHSIEESLEIIDALGKPVPEKNGYIVRPGCGAAITEAPRGILSHSYCFNELGVVEEADIVAPTSRNVKNMEEGLRRFIPEHLDLSDEELTLKCEMYIRNYDPCFSCSVHFLKLRINR, translated from the coding sequence ATGACCAATCGCTCCATTAAAGTGGATTATATCAGCAGGCTGGAAGGGGAAGCGGCGCTGGATGTAAATCTGGTTAACGGCACCATAGAAAGCCTTAAGCTAAATGTCTTTGAACCGCCGCGGTTTTTTCAGAACTTCCTTGTGGGCAGGAAATACCGGGAACTCCCGGATATCACCGCCCGCATCTGCGGCATTTGTCCGGTGTCGTACCAAATGACCTCCATCAATGCCATTGAACATGCCTTTGATGTGGAGGTCAGTGAGCAGACCAGGCTGTTGCGTAAATTGTTTGCCCTAAGCCAGTTTATCCAGAGTCATGTCTTACATGTCTTTATGCTGGCTGCGCCCGACTTTCTCGGTTATGAGAGTGTCATTTCCATGGCCGAAGATTTTCCCGATGAAGTAAAGCTGGCTCTGGACTTAAAGCGGCTGGGCAATGACATCACCGCCTTAATCGGTGGACGGGAAGTCCATCCCGTTACACCGCGGGTGGGTGGTTTTTCCGATCTTCCTTCCCAGGAAGCACTGAAGCAGGCTGCAGAAAGACTGGAAGCGGCTCTGGAGGGCGGTATGGCAGCGGCAAAGCTGGTGGGCGGGCTTTCTGTTCCTGACATGTCTTGGGATTTTACCTCGGTGGCGCTCTCAGATAAGAAGGAATATGCGGTAAACGGCGGCCGGCTGGTCTCCGACAACGGCCTGGATATTGACCCGGCGGATTACCGGGAATTCCTGCATGAAGCACATGTGAGTCCTTCCCATGCGCTGCACTCCTCTTTGTCCGGAAATTCGTTTCTGGTGGGTCCGCTGGCGCGGGTGAACCTTAATTTTGACCGGCTCTCGGGCAAGGCCAAAGAAGCTGCCGCTTTGACCGGTGTCAGCTTCCCCTCCAAAAACCCCTTCCACAGTGTGGATGCCAGGGTAGCGGAGTTGGTCCACAGCATAGAAGAGTCTTTGGAGATAATTGACGCTTTGGGTAAGCCGGTACCGGAGAAAAACGGCTACATTGTGCGTCCCGGCTGTGGGGCTGCCATCACTGAAGCGCCGCGGGGTATTTTATCTCACAGTTACTGCTTTAACGAACTGGGAGTGGTGGAAGAGGCGGATATTGTGGCCCCCACATCCAGGAATGTGAAGAACATGGAAGAAGGTTTACGGCGCTTTATCCCGGAGCATCTGGATCTCTCCGATGAAGAGCTGACCTTAAAATGTGAGATGTACATCCGCAATTACGACCCCTGTTTTTCCTGCTCCGTTCATTTCCTGAAACTGAGGATTAACAGATAA
- a CDS encoding 4Fe-4S dicluster domain-containing protein: protein MDRQKGNVVTGPVRMPAAAMGDFVDSMIKQFPVVAPVAKGNEFVFRNIGSGDELAEEYQPTILPPKKTLQQPVETIFSFEKQQVQESKGQCTSLQGEKICFTDDSADKGKKVLFGVRPCDVHSFFVLDEVFCGEMSDPIYCETRQNTLIVAENCVTPCRSGFCYYLQTGPGLSRGYDLLLTKLDDQYLIEVGSDDGAELLSDMGMLSEAPGYMLDEKEERLGTASRRLPKHILTRNLDELLETNTEHPVWEELRQRCLGCGTCTMVCPTCFCYNVYDKLDLNLSSGVRQREWDSCKLMEFSQVALGHNFRKDREARAQWRIYHKLLYQQQQFNKTGCVGCGRCIHSCVVDIDLTDVAATLGGE, encoded by the coding sequence TTGGATAGGCAAAAAGGGAATGTGGTGACGGGGCCTGTCCGTATGCCGGCTGCTGCCATGGGGGATTTTGTGGACTCAATGATTAAACAGTTCCCGGTTGTGGCGCCGGTAGCTAAGGGGAACGAGTTTGTGTTCAGGAATATTGGCAGTGGGGATGAGTTGGCAGAGGAGTATCAGCCCACTATTTTGCCGCCGAAAAAAACTCTGCAGCAGCCTGTGGAAACAATTTTTTCTTTTGAAAAACAGCAGGTGCAGGAAAGTAAGGGTCAGTGTACCAGTCTGCAGGGTGAAAAGATCTGTTTTACAGATGATTCTGCAGATAAGGGGAAGAAAGTACTGTTTGGGGTGCGTCCCTGTGACGTCCACTCCTTCTTCGTGTTGGATGAGGTCTTTTGCGGAGAAATGTCCGACCCCATTTATTGCGAGACCCGGCAAAACACGTTAATTGTTGCTGAAAACTGTGTAACACCATGCCGCAGTGGCTTCTGTTATTACCTGCAGACCGGTCCCGGTCTCTCCAGGGGGTATGACCTGCTATTAACCAAATTGGATGACCAGTATCTGATAGAGGTGGGCAGTGATGACGGGGCGGAGCTGTTAAGTGATATGGGCATGCTTTCGGAGGCGCCGGGTTATATGTTGGATGAAAAAGAAGAACGGTTGGGGACAGCCAGCCGCCGCCTGCCAAAACATATTCTGACCCGTAACCTGGATGAGTTATTGGAAACCAATACGGAGCACCCTGTCTGGGAAGAACTGCGCCAGCGGTGTTTGGGATGTGGTACGTGTACCATGGTTTGTCCCACCTGTTTTTGCTACAACGTCTATGACAAGCTGGATTTGAATTTAAGCAGCGGTGTGCGGCAGCGGGAATGGGATTCCTGTAAGCTGATGGAGTTCTCCCAGGTTGCCCTGGGGCATAACTTCCGCAAGGACAGGGAGGCACGGGCCCAGTGGCGCATTTACCATAAGCTGCTGTATCAGCAGCAGCAGTTTAATAAAACCGGTTGTGTGGGCTGCGGACGTTGTATCCATTCCTGTGTGGTGGATATTGATTTAACAGATGTAGCGGCTACTCTGGGAGGTGAGTAA
- the hypB gene encoding hydrogenase nickel incorporation protein HypB — MANTVVKVKLARDLRAKNKSEAAELRSLFKRHGVCVLNILGSPGAGKTTLLEESLPKLSTDLRIAVIEGDLYTARDAERLAQSNIQVVQINTEGGCHLDAPMIGGVVSDLPLSQLDLLIIENVGNLVCPAGFDLGEDATAVVLSVTEGDDKPEKYPQVFREADVILLSKTDLLPYVPFNLPEVRDVLHSLNQKAPVLELSAIKGDGFVSWLDWVRQLVEKKRGETHGCESARAR; from the coding sequence ATGGCGAACACAGTTGTTAAAGTAAAACTGGCCCGGGATTTACGGGCCAAAAACAAATCGGAGGCCGCCGAGCTCCGTTCTCTTTTTAAGCGGCACGGCGTTTGTGTTCTAAACATTCTGGGCAGCCCCGGCGCAGGCAAGACCACCCTGCTGGAAGAAAGCCTGCCTAAGTTAAGCACTGATCTGCGCATCGCCGTCATTGAAGGTGACCTTTATACGGCCCGGGATGCAGAGCGACTGGCCCAAAGTAACATACAGGTGGTACAGATTAACACCGAGGGAGGGTGTCATCTGGATGCGCCCATGATTGGCGGCGTGGTCAGCGATTTGCCCCTTTCCCAACTGGACTTATTAATTATTGAAAATGTGGGGAACCTGGTTTGCCCCGCCGGTTTTGACCTGGGTGAGGATGCCACGGCGGTGGTCCTCAGCGTAACAGAGGGAGACGATAAACCGGAAAAATACCCGCAGGTATTTAGAGAAGCGGATGTTATTCTTTTAAGCAAAACAGATCTGCTTCCCTATGTGCCGTTTAACCTGCCGGAGGTAAGAGATGTGCTGCATTCCTTAAATCAAAAGGCTCCGGTATTGGAACTGTCGGCCATAAAAGGCGATGGTTTTGTTTCCTGGCTGGACTGGGTAAGACAACTTGTAGAAAAGAAGAGAGGCGAAACCCATGGCTGTGAATCTGCCCGGGCCCGGTAA
- a CDS encoding hydrogenase maturation protease produces the protein MTAKTVIVGCGNGLCGDDTAGLAVAAALKEVKLPEGVELVEAGMPGVGLLDILAGFDKAIIVDAVMSEGEVGSVLSFHLDALDTARPCSSLHGFSVAETLSLGMVLHPERLPKQIEFVGIEIDPVNLGPGKSMSLPVQDAVAEAVQRVMDLLSQEGLSV, from the coding sequence ATGACTGCTAAAACAGTGATAGTGGGCTGCGGCAACGGCCTTTGCGGTGATGATACCGCAGGCCTTGCCGTGGCCGCTGCTCTTAAGGAGGTTAAACTGCCGGAAGGGGTAGAGCTGGTGGAGGCAGGGATGCCGGGGGTGGGCTTGTTGGATATTTTGGCAGGCTTTGACAAAGCTATTATTGTGGATGCGGTGATGTCTGAGGGTGAAGTGGGCAGCGTACTGTCGTTTCACTTAGATGCCCTGGATACGGCCAGGCCGTGTTCTTCTTTGCACGGCTTTTCTGTGGCGGAAACATTATCTTTGGGGATGGTGCTGCATCCGGAGCGGCTTCCCAAACAAATTGAATTTGTGGGCATTGAAATTGACCCGGTAAATCTTGGCCCGGGAAAGAGCATGTCTTTGCCGGTACAGGATGCGGTGGCCGAAGCGGTTCAAAGGGTCATGGATTTGCTCTCCCAGGAAGGCTTATCTGTGTAA